Proteins from one Dama dama isolate Ldn47 chromosome 12, ASM3311817v1, whole genome shotgun sequence genomic window:
- the ZC2HC1C gene encoding zinc finger C2HC domain-containing protein 1C: MAGLQLALPLPIGVMLPHNKRDAPELHSAKQDPYRKSDSSQLSSAGHPRNNFQQKLLSNQELMLDNLYTHPKWNSCTKAQSYSYPHCAGMSQHDPRSNPQGQAKGLFYTSDPQSRYPKTNDQEFIPLTKKRVGVDRAYPLKPVFHRKSHSTGEAGTDGDQNASPRTPEPRKYSYSSFGSRNWVNSLMVGPVAATQEERVMANASRTEWMQIQRLEAAGEILGEEISRKETLLREKLKKTEEELRRIQKEKEQAEENEKRELQRMVLSRRRVKDNSITTYKPIFSPAFGSEEVFNRDTGEDETWGQSEENCSPFHFSDYRIQKLKRERLMASNNKIRDPVSGPLKEKFSQAPETPLNTLRRYTSNSRSSRAPDSSGSRRPTEEPELGECSHCGRKFLLLRLERHSSICCRMQGSKRKVFDSSRARAKGTELEQYLNWKGPASVKAKPPWKSNWRQKHESFIRTLRQAREFQQVIAKGGNPSDLPPILPVENPDYIQCPHCSRHFAPKVAERHIPKCKTIKNRPPPPRKHYN, translated from the exons ATGGCTGGTCTCCAGTTGGCGTTGCCTCTGCCTATCGGCGTTATGCTCCCACATAATAAAAGGGATGCTCCAGAGCTCCATTCAGCTAAGCAAGACCCCTATAGAAAAAGTGACTCTTCTCAGCTGTCCTCTGCAGGGCACCCGAGGAACAATTTCCAGCAGAAGCTTTTGAGTAACCAAGAACTGATGCTGGATAATCTCTACACTCACCCCAAGTGGAACAGCTGCACAAAAGCCCAGAGCTATTCGTATCCCCACTGTGCTGGAATGAGCCAGCACGATCCAAGGAGCAATCCCCAGGGCCAAGCCAAGGGTTTGTTTTACACATCAGACCCTCAGTCCCGGTATCCCAAAACAAATGACCAAGAATTCATCCCCTTGACAAAGAAGCGAGTGGGGGTGGACCGGGCATACCCTTTGAAACCTGTGTTTCATCGGAAGTCCCATAGTACAGGTGAGGCTGGCACTGATGGGGACCAGAACGCTTCTCCAAGAACCCCTGAGCCAAGAAAGTATTCGTACAGTAGCTTTGGTTCAAGGAACTGGGTGAATTCATTGATGGTTGGTCCAGTTGCTGCCACTCAGGAGGAAAGGGTCATGGCAAATGCCAGCAGGACAGAGTGGATGCAAATCCAAAGACTAGAAGCTGCAGGGGAGATCTTAGGGGAGGAAATCAGTAGAAAAGAGACTCTTCTGAGGGAAAAGCTGAAGAAGACGGAGGAGGAACTCAGAAGGatccagaaggaaaaagaacaggctgaggaaaatgaaaaaagagagttACAGAGAATGGTGCTCTCCCGGAGAAGAGTTAAAGATAATAGCATCACCACGTACAAACCTATCTTCTCTCCAGCATTCGGGTCTGAGGAGGTCTTCAACAGAGATACAGGAGAAGACGAAACTTGGGGACAATCTGAAGAGAATTGTAGTCCATTCCATTTCTCTGATTATAGAATTCAGAAGCTCAaaagggaaagactgatggcaagcAATAACAAAATCCGAGACCCAGTCTCAGGGCCATTGAAGGAGAAGTTTTCTCAAGCTCCAGAAACACCGCTCAACACTTTGCGGAGATACACCAGCAATTCTAGGTCATCCAGGGCACCAGACTCTTCAGGCTCCAGACGTCCCACTGAAGAGCCAGAACTGGGCGAGTGCAGCCACTGTGGCCGAAAGTTTCTCTTGCTCAGGCTGGAGAGACACTCCAGCATCTGCTGCAGGATGCAGGGTTCCAAGAGGAAAGTGTTTGACTCCTCCAGGGCCCGGGCCAAGGGCACAGAACTAGAGCAGTACTTGAACTGGAAGGGTCCAGCTTCAGTCAAG GCCAAACCTCCTTGGAAGAGCAACTGGAGACAGAAGCATGAATCCTTCATCCGTACCCTCCGTCAGGCTCGAGAGTTCCAGCAGGTGATTGCCAAAGGTGGAAACCCCTCAGACCTGCCTCCCATCCTGCCTGTAGAAAATCCAGACTATATTCAGTGCCCTCACTGTAGCCGCCACTTTGCTCCCAAGGTGGCAGAGCGGCACATCCCCAAGTGTAAGACCATCAAGAACCGTCCTCCGCCTCCAAGAAAGCACTACAATTGA